Proteins co-encoded in one Nitrospirota bacterium genomic window:
- a CDS encoding thiazole synthase: MGDKLVIRGIEFASRLWVGTGKYRDFEETARALEASGTDVVTVSVRRVNITDRKSANLLDYVDPKKYKILPNTAGCYTVEDALRYARLGREAGVSDLVKLEVIGDEKTLFPDVCGLLKATEELAKEGFIVLPYSSDDPITARRLMDAGAAAVMPLGAPIGSGLGIRNPYNIKIILETVDAPLIVDAGVGTASDAAQAMELGCDAVLINSGIAGAKDPIAMAEAMKHAVMAGRLAYRAGRIPKKLYATASSPLEGML, translated from the coding sequence GTGGGAGACAAGCTGGTCATCCGGGGCATCGAGTTCGCCTCGCGCCTCTGGGTGGGGACGGGCAAGTACCGCGACTTCGAGGAGACGGCCCGGGCCCTGGAGGCCTCGGGCACCGACGTGGTGACCGTCTCGGTGCGCAGGGTGAACATCACCGACAGAAAGTCGGCGAACCTCCTGGACTACGTCGACCCGAAGAAGTACAAGATACTGCCCAACACGGCCGGCTGCTACACCGTCGAGGACGCCCTCCGGTACGCGCGCCTGGGCCGCGAGGCCGGGGTCTCGGACCTGGTCAAGCTCGAGGTCATCGGGGACGAAAAGACCCTTTTCCCCGACGTCTGCGGCCTTCTCAAGGCCACCGAGGAGCTGGCCAAGGAGGGGTTTATCGTGCTGCCCTACTCCTCGGACGACCCCATCACGGCACGGAGGCTCATGGATGCCGGGGCCGCGGCGGTCATGCCCCTGGGAGCGCCCATCGGGTCGGGACTGGGGATAAGAAACCCGTACAACATAAAGATAATTCTGGAGACCGTGGACGCCCCTCTCATCGTGGATGCGGGCGTGGGGACGGCCTCCGATGCAGCGCAGGCCATGGAGCTGGGGTGCGACGCCGTGCTCATCAATTCCGGCATCGCAGGGGCAAAGGACCCCATAGCCATGGCCGAGGCCATGAAGCACGCCGTCATGGCGGGGAGACTCGCGTATCGAGCGGGGAGGATTCCAAAAAAACTGTACGCCACCGCAAGCAGTCCGTTAGAGGGGATGTTATGA
- the thiE gene encoding thiamine phosphate synthase, with protein MHYQPLELDFNLYLVTDRAVLGDRDMLRAVEDALKGGVRAVQLREKTMGTRELLRLAYEMRELTLKHDARLFINDRVDIAVAVDADGVHLGQRSIPPYAVRRFAGRLIIGVSAHSLAEARKAEADGADFITLGPVFHTPSKAKYGEPLGLGTLKEVVEDVSVPVFAIGGIGPENLKEVLDAGAHGVALISGILGAKDIKGATLKFFRLLK; from the coding sequence ATGCATTATCAGCCGCTGGAGCTTGATTTCAACCTGTACCTGGTAACCGACCGCGCGGTCCTCGGGGACAGGGACATGCTGAGGGCCGTCGAGGACGCCCTGAAGGGCGGGGTGCGGGCCGTGCAGCTGAGGGAGAAGACCATGGGCACCCGGGAGCTCCTCCGGCTGGCCTACGAGATGCGGGAGCTGACCCTGAAGCACGACGCCCGCCTGTTCATCAACGACCGCGTGGACATCGCCGTGGCCGTGGACGCCGACGGCGTGCACCTGGGGCAAAGGAGCATTCCGCCTTACGCCGTGCGCCGGTTCGCCGGCCGGCTCATCATAGGAGTCTCCGCCCACAGCCTCGCCGAGGCCCGCAAGGCGGAGGCCGACGGGGCCGACTTCATCACCCTGGGGCCCGTCTTCCACACGCCCTCCAAGGCGAAGTACGGAGAGCCCCTGGGGCTCGGGACGCTGAAGGAGGTCGTCGAGGACGTCTCCGTCCCCGTCTTTGCCATCGGGGGCATCGGCCCCGAGAACCTCAAGGAGGTCCTGGATGCGGGCGCGCACGGCGTGGCCCTCATCTCGGGCATCCTGGGAGCAAAGGACATCAAGGGCGCCACACTGAAGTTCTTCCGGCTGTTGAAATGA
- the thiC gene encoding phosphomethylpyrimidine synthase ThiC, translating to MTRIELAARGDLTDEVRAAAVSEGVSPEALARDLAGGFSVIPRNAARPIAPLAIGRGLRTKVNANMGTSRDRISIEEEKEKLRVALKHGADAVMELSTGGPLREMREHILRECPVPVGTVPIYEAVLRVVEHKGKIAALTADDLFRVIEEHGEMGVDFITVHAGLTLHAVERLKEQGRVLDIVSRGGAFLLEWMVYNERENPLYAEYDRLLEIARRFDMTLSLGDGLRPGCLADATDRAQVEELLTLGELRDRALGAGVQVIIEGPGHVPLHQVELNMKLQKELCGGAPFYVLGPLVTDVAMGYDHIAAAIGGALAAAAGADFLCYVTPAEHVRLPGVEDVREGVIASKIAAHAADLAKGVPSALQKDRRMARARKALDWEEQIALSFDPERVRRWREQVPPALSEVCSMCGEFCAIRTVERALKKKASP from the coding sequence ATGACGCGCATCGAACTGGCAGCGAGGGGAGACCTCACCGACGAGGTCCGGGCCGCGGCCGTCTCCGAAGGAGTTTCTCCGGAAGCGCTCGCCCGGGACCTCGCCGGGGGATTCTCGGTCATCCCCCGAAACGCCGCGAGGCCCATCGCCCCCCTTGCCATCGGCAGGGGCCTCCGCACCAAGGTCAACGCCAACATGGGCACCTCCCGGGACAGGATTTCCATCGAGGAGGAAAAGGAGAAGCTCCGGGTGGCCCTCAAGCACGGGGCCGACGCCGTGATGGAGCTTTCCACCGGCGGGCCCCTCAGGGAGATGCGGGAGCACATCCTCCGGGAATGCCCCGTGCCGGTGGGAACCGTGCCCATCTACGAGGCCGTTCTCCGCGTGGTGGAGCACAAGGGAAAGATAGCGGCCCTGACGGCGGATGACCTCTTCCGGGTCATAGAGGAACACGGGGAGATGGGCGTGGACTTCATCACCGTGCACGCGGGCCTGACGCTTCATGCCGTGGAGCGGCTCAAGGAACAGGGCCGCGTCCTGGACATCGTGAGCCGGGGAGGGGCCTTCCTGCTTGAGTGGATGGTCTATAACGAGCGCGAAAACCCCCTGTACGCGGAGTACGACCGCCTCCTCGAGATAGCCCGCCGCTTCGACATGACCCTCAGCCTGGGCGACGGGCTGAGGCCGGGATGCCTGGCAGACGCCACCGACCGCGCCCAGGTGGAGGAACTGCTCACCCTGGGGGAGCTCAGGGACAGGGCCCTCGGGGCGGGGGTGCAGGTCATCATAGAGGGGCCGGGCCACGTGCCCCTGCACCAGGTGGAGCTGAACATGAAGCTCCAGAAGGAACTCTGCGGGGGCGCACCTTTCTATGTGCTCGGCCCCCTGGTGACGGACGTGGCCATGGGGTACGACCACATCGCCGCCGCCATCGGCGGCGCCCTGGCGGCCGCCGCAGGGGCGGACTTCCTCTGCTACGTCACCCCCGCCGAGCACGTGCGCCTGCCCGGCGTCGAGGACGTGCGCGAGGGGGTCATCGCCTCCAAGATAGCCGCCCACGCCGCCGACCTGGCCAAGGGCGTCCCCTCGGCCCTCCAGAAGGACAGGCGGATGGCCCGGGCCCGGAAGGCCCTGGACTGGGAGGAACAGATAGCCCTGAGCTTCGACCCCGAGAGGGTGAGGCGGTGGCGCGAGCAGGTTCCGCCCGCCCTGAGCGAGGTCTGCAGCATGTGCGGGGAGTTCTGCGCCATCCGCACCGTGGAGCGGGCCCTGAAAAAGAAAGCCTCCCCGTGA
- a CDS encoding c-type cytochrome: MTAARAILVLAVLAGAGLAAYFLLRPLPDGEAVFKKQGCVRCHHIHGVGEGPVSLNGVTKRRSDTWIRQQIEDARIHNSTSGMPSFGYLPRAKIKALVRFLHKQGQQSAAHSPSP, encoded by the coding sequence GTGACCGCGGCCAGGGCCATCCTCGTCCTGGCCGTCCTGGCCGGAGCCGGCCTGGCCGCCTATTTCCTCCTGCGTCCCCTACCCGACGGAGAGGCCGTCTTCAAGAAGCAGGGCTGCGTGCGGTGCCACCATATCCACGGCGTGGGGGAAGGCCCCGTCTCGCTCAACGGCGTCACCAAGAGGCGCTCGGACACGTGGATAAGGCAGCAAATCGAGGACGCCCGCATCCATAACTCCACAAGCGGCATGCCCAGCTTCGGGTACCTCCCGAGGGCAAAGATAAAAGCCCTGGTGCGGTTCCTCCACAAGCAGGGTCAACAGTCCGCCGCGCACTCCCCCTCTCCGTAG
- a CDS encoding HDIG domain-containing protein yields MDPTAIIAKYYRSSPRARRLLVDHSEAVAAKALAVARHVAHLGPDLDFLREAALLHDVGILWTRAPLLGCRGERPYVVHGVLGRELLEREGLPRHALVAERHVGVGLSAEDVRRSGLPLPERDMLPVSLEEKIVCFADKFFSKDGGSAREKPLEVVRASIARYGGEKLAVFDRWLCFFGYGEGECAADC; encoded by the coding sequence ATGGACCCCACGGCCATCATCGCGAAATACTACCGCTCCTCGCCCCGGGCCCGCCGCCTCCTGGTTGACCATTCGGAGGCCGTCGCGGCCAAGGCCCTCGCCGTGGCCCGGCACGTGGCGCATCTGGGGCCCGACCTGGACTTCCTCCGTGAGGCCGCTCTCCTTCATGACGTGGGCATCCTCTGGACCCGGGCCCCGCTGCTGGGCTGCCGCGGGGAGCGGCCCTACGTCGTGCACGGTGTTCTGGGCAGGGAGCTCCTAGAGCGGGAGGGCCTTCCCCGCCATGCCCTCGTAGCAGAGAGGCACGTGGGCGTGGGGCTCTCGGCGGAGGACGTACGGAGGAGCGGGTTGCCCCTTCCTGAGAGGGACATGCTCCCGGTGAGCCTCGAGGAGAAAATCGTCTGTTTTGCCGACAAGTTCTTTTCCAAGGACGGCGGGTCCGCCAGGGAGAAGCCCCTGGAGGTGGTACGGGCCTCCATAGCCCGCTACGGGGGTGAGAAGCTGGCCGTCTTCGACCGGTGGCTGTGCTTCTTCGGCTACGGAGAGGGGGAGTGCGCGGCGGACTGTTGA
- the amrB gene encoding AmmeMemoRadiSam system protein B has product MRRVPAVAGQFYERDRERLRKQVASLVEADAPREAVKGLLAPHAGLMYSGAVAGSVYSRIKFPRSFVLLGPNHTGMGLPVAMMDEGEWEVPTGLLAVNTALARSISREVPLVRPDSEAHAFEHSLEVQLPFVAHFAPEASIVPIAIMVAGLAELLQMGEGIARAIAGAGYPVTVAASSDMSHFLPEDVARARDRLAIERILELDAEGLYEVVRRENISMCGYMPTVVMLAASRALGATGAELVRYATSAEVTGDYASVVGYAGVLVK; this is encoded by the coding sequence ATGAGACGGGTGCCGGCGGTTGCAGGGCAATTCTATGAGCGCGACAGGGAGAGGCTTCGGAAGCAGGTGGCCTCCCTCGTTGAGGCCGACGCGCCCCGGGAGGCGGTCAAGGGCCTCCTGGCCCCGCACGCCGGGCTCATGTACTCCGGAGCGGTGGCCGGGTCGGTCTACAGCCGCATCAAGTTCCCCCGGAGCTTCGTTCTCCTGGGCCCCAACCACACGGGGATGGGCCTTCCGGTGGCCATGATGGACGAGGGGGAGTGGGAGGTACCCACCGGCCTTCTGGCCGTCAACACCGCCCTGGCCCGGTCCATCTCCCGGGAGGTCCCCCTGGTGCGTCCCGACAGCGAGGCCCATGCCTTTGAACATTCCCTGGAGGTGCAGCTCCCCTTCGTGGCGCACTTCGCCCCGGAAGCCAGTATCGTCCCCATCGCCATCATGGTTGCCGGCCTGGCCGAGCTTTTGCAGATGGGGGAGGGCATTGCGCGGGCCATAGCGGGGGCGGGGTATCCGGTGACCGTGGCGGCCAGCTCGGACATGAGCCATTTTCTCCCGGAGGACGTGGCCCGCGCCCGGGACCGCCTGGCCATCGAGCGTATCCTGGAGCTGGACGCCGAGGGCCTCTACGAGGTGGTCCGGCGGGAGAACATCTCCATGTGCGGCTACATGCCGACGGTGGTCATGCTGGCGGCCTCCCGGGCCCTGGGGGCCACCGGGGCGGAGCTGGTCCGCTATGCCACCAGCGCCGAGGTCACGGGGGACTACGCAAGCGTGGTGGGATACGCGGGGGTTCTGGTCAAGTAG
- the dnaB gene encoding replicative DNA helicase — MSSGPPFDRLPPQNLEAEQSVLGAILLENGALLKCLEILREEDFYRESHRRIFGAILELFDRGEAIDLVTLSDLLLRKKELEGVGGATYLAEIASAIPTAANIRYHSKIVREKALLRSLLRSSTDIASRIYEEAGDAEELLDFAEKSVFDISENRNRGSFAVLRDAVKDSFTMIEELYARKEAITGVPSGFLDLDEKTTGFQRGDLIVVGGRPSMGKTALSLNLAQHVAVDLKEPVAIFSLEMSTRQLVLRMLCSEGKVDSNRVRKGHIEKAEWRKLTAAAGRLTEAPIFIDDSSAINVLEMRAKARRLKMEHGLSLVVVDYLQLMRGRASFERREQEISDISRSLKALAKELDVPVVALSQLNRGVELRVDKHPTLADLRESGAIEQDADVILFLYREEVYDHNNREKQGKAEVIIAKQRNGPTGTVHLHYLDYCTRFESAAHGYYPDEEPVEVSEPF, encoded by the coding sequence GTGAGCTCCGGCCCCCCGTTTGACCGTCTCCCGCCCCAGAACCTGGAGGCGGAGCAGTCCGTGCTGGGGGCCATTCTGCTTGAAAACGGCGCGCTCCTGAAGTGCCTGGAAATCCTCAGGGAAGAGGACTTCTACCGGGAGAGCCACCGCAGGATTTTCGGGGCCATACTGGAGCTCTTCGACAGGGGGGAGGCCATCGACCTGGTGACCCTGTCGGACCTCCTCCTGAGGAAGAAAGAGCTCGAGGGCGTGGGCGGGGCCACCTACCTGGCCGAGATAGCCTCGGCCATCCCCACCGCGGCGAACATCCGCTATCACTCCAAGATCGTCCGGGAAAAGGCGCTTCTGCGCTCGCTCCTGCGCTCCAGCACCGACATCGCAAGCCGCATATACGAGGAGGCGGGGGATGCCGAGGAGCTTCTGGACTTCGCCGAGAAGAGCGTCTTCGACATCTCGGAGAACCGCAACCGGGGCAGCTTCGCCGTCCTCAGGGACGCCGTGAAGGACAGCTTCACCATGATAGAGGAGCTGTACGCCCGCAAGGAGGCCATCACCGGGGTGCCCTCGGGCTTTCTGGACCTGGACGAGAAGACCACGGGGTTTCAGAGGGGGGACCTCATCGTCGTGGGGGGACGGCCCTCCATGGGAAAGACCGCCCTCAGCCTGAACCTGGCACAGCACGTGGCCGTGGACCTCAAGGAGCCGGTGGCCATCTTCTCTCTGGAGATGTCCACCCGGCAGCTCGTCCTCCGGATGCTCTGCTCCGAGGGCAAGGTGGACAGCAACAGGGTGCGCAAGGGGCACATCGAGAAGGCCGAATGGCGCAAGCTCACCGCCGCGGCGGGCCGCCTGACCGAGGCCCCCATCTTCATAGACGACAGCTCCGCCATCAACGTCCTGGAGATGCGGGCCAAGGCCCGGAGGCTGAAGATGGAGCACGGGCTGAGCCTGGTGGTGGTGGACTACCTGCAGCTCATGCGGGGCCGGGCGAGCTTCGAGCGGCGGGAGCAGGAGATAAGCGACATCTCACGCTCGCTGAAGGCCCTGGCCAAGGAGCTGGACGTCCCCGTGGTGGCCCTGAGCCAGCTGAACCGGGGCGTGGAGCTCCGGGTGGACAAGCACCCGACCCTGGCGGACCTGAGGGAGTCGGGCGCCATCGAGCAGGACGCCGACGTGATTCTGTTCCTGTACCGCGAGGAGGTCTACGACCACAACAACCGGGAGAAGCAAGGAAAGGCCGAGGTCATCATCGCCAAGCAGCGCAACGGCCCCACCGGCACCGTGCACCTCCATTACCTGGACTACTGCACCCGGTTCGAGAGCGCGGCCCACGGCTACTACCCGGACGAGGAGCCCGTGGAGGTCTCCGAGCCCTTCTAA
- the rplI gene encoding 50S ribosomal protein L9, which produces MDVILKENVENLGRMGEVVKVRPGYARNYLIPKGFALEASKKNVKALEHEKRIIQERARKLLLEAEDLAARVSEVTLRFQAKAGEEEKLFGSVTAKDVAQALEEKGYAVDRRKVQLEEPIKKLGTYQVPVKVAPDVTATVTVEVVAESESQ; this is translated from the coding sequence ATGGACGTCATTTTAAAGGAGAACGTGGAGAACCTGGGCAGAATGGGCGAGGTGGTGAAGGTGAGGCCCGGCTATGCCCGCAACTACCTCATCCCCAAGGGCTTCGCCCTGGAGGCCTCGAAGAAGAACGTCAAGGCCCTGGAGCACGAGAAGCGCATCATCCAGGAGCGCGCGAGAAAGCTGCTCCTGGAGGCCGAGGACCTGGCGGCAAGGGTGTCGGAGGTCACGCTCAGGTTTCAGGCAAAGGCCGGCGAGGAGGAGAAGCTCTTCGGCTCCGTCACGGCCAAGGACGTGGCCCAGGCCCTTGAGGAGAAGGGCTACGCCGTGGACCGCCGCAAGGTGCAGCTCGAGGAGCCCATCAAGAAACTGGGCACCTACCAGGTGCCCGTGAAGGTCGCCCCCGACGTGACGGCCACGGTGACCGTCGAGGTGGTCGCCGAGTCCGAGAGCCAGTGA
- a CDS encoding PA2779 family protein yields the protein MFRKWVSWYMIASMLLLAVVPRVEGALSPSEVIKLSKAERAQDMATVRSILENKLVSQRLSDLGYSAEEAQARLGQLSDAQLHSLAQKLDDLNPGGDALGVIVVLLVIAILVVLFLKLYNRQVVIR from the coding sequence ATGTTCAGAAAATGGGTCTCATGGTATATGATTGCCTCCATGCTCCTTTTGGCCGTCGTGCCCCGGGTGGAGGGGGCGCTGAGCCCGTCGGAGGTCATCAAACTGAGCAAGGCCGAGCGGGCGCAGGACATGGCCACGGTCCGCTCCATCCTGGAGAACAAGCTGGTCTCCCAGCGCCTTTCCGACCTGGGCTACAGCGCCGAGGAGGCGCAGGCCCGCCTGGGACAGCTCTCCGACGCCCAGCTTCACTCCCTGGCCCAGAAGCTCGACGACCTCAACCCCGGCGGAGACGCCCTGGGCGTCATCGTCGTCCTTCTGGTCATCGCCATTCTGGTGGTGCTCTTCCTCAAGCTTTACAACAGACAGGTCGTCATACGATAG
- a CDS encoding C39 family peptidase, with protein MKTRIAFSLVLPLLLWGCALGGGERTSIPEGATVLKGVPVYAQEAHQCGPAALAMVLGYWQGPDGPAITPEDVAPAVYSKNARGTLGLDLELYARRKGYRVGRPEGSLEALKRSLDEGVPPIIMVDYGTWVYKVYHFMVVTGYHKDGLVVQAGKDRPEFIKTDSLLRIWRKTGNWMLTIRP; from the coding sequence ATGAAAACAAGAATCGCCTTTTCCCTTGTCCTGCCTCTTCTCCTCTGGGGCTGCGCCCTGGGGGGCGGCGAGAGGACGTCCATTCCCGAGGGCGCAACGGTGCTCAAAGGTGTGCCTGTCTATGCCCAGGAAGCCCACCAGTGCGGCCCCGCCGCCCTGGCCATGGTCCTCGGTTACTGGCAGGGACCCGACGGCCCGGCCATCACCCCGGAGGACGTGGCCCCCGCCGTTTACAGCAAAAACGCCCGGGGCACCCTGGGACTGGACCTGGAGCTTTACGCCCGGCGCAAGGGCTATCGGGTGGGCCGCCCCGAGGGGAGCCTCGAGGCCCTCAAAAGGAGCCTGGACGAGGGCGTGCCCCCCATCATCATGGTGGACTACGGCACGTGGGTCTACAAGGTCTACCACTTCATGGTCGTCACCGGCTATCATAAGGACGGGCTGGTGGTGCAGGCGGGAAAGGACCGGCCCGAGTTCATCAAGACGGACTCTTTGTTGAGGATATGGCGGAAGACCGGAAACTGGATGCTCACCATACGCCCCTGA
- a CDS encoding tetratricopeptide repeat protein, whose amino-acid sequence MAEDRKLDAHHTPLRRGKDRPWLLPVLALLMLALAGCGLPHIVVLNDPLSPEEHINLGVAYEKDGEYEQALKQYEAAKGDLPIAHLYMGNVLFLQGRYGKAEKNYREAIEKTDDPRAYNNLAWLFFTRGERLDEARTLAREALAREPDSEQFRDTLEQIEGKVAPRGEGSQ is encoded by the coding sequence ATGGCGGAAGACCGGAAACTGGATGCTCACCATACGCCCCTGAGGCGCGGGAAAGACCGCCCGTGGCTCCTTCCCGTGCTGGCGCTCCTCATGCTGGCCCTCGCCGGATGCGGCCTGCCCCACATCGTGGTCCTCAACGACCCCCTGAGCCCCGAGGAGCACATCAACCTGGGGGTGGCCTATGAGAAGGACGGCGAGTACGAGCAGGCGCTCAAGCAGTACGAGGCCGCCAAGGGCGACCTGCCCATCGCCCATCTGTACATGGGTAACGTCCTGTTTCTTCAGGGGCGGTACGGGAAGGCGGAGAAAAACTACCGGGAGGCCATCGAGAAAACGGACGACCCCCGGGCCTATAACAACCTGGCATGGCTCTTCTTTACCCGGGGCGAGCGGCTCGACGAGGCCCGCACGCTGGCCCGCGAGGCCCTGGCACGCGAGCCGGACTCGGAGCAGTTTCGGGACACCCTGGAGCAGATAGAAGGGAAAGTGGCCCCCCGGGGCGAGGGCTCTCAGTAG
- a CDS encoding TIGR04211 family SH3 domain-containing protein, translating into MRTHAKYAVFLLLILFIGAVAAAPARADTRYVSDKLIITMRAGQGNDYRIIKYLPTATPVEVLEKDGEFLKVRTKDGKEGWVHGQYIVSETPKTFIIDALKSKVGKLKDTVEGLQQERDKLKSDLQDARRSYRSEARDLSSQMSEAAQSAQDTAHQLKEMTEKYETLAEQSKNVTQIVQERDLLKAENERLNTTSSTLQAENERLMRNGMIKWFLAGGGVLLVGWIIGKISRQKRYY; encoded by the coding sequence ATGAGAACGCACGCAAAATACGCGGTTTTTCTGCTGCTTATCCTCTTTATCGGCGCCGTGGCCGCCGCTCCGGCCCGGGCCGACACGCGGTACGTCTCGGACAAGCTCATCATCACCATGCGGGCCGGGCAGGGCAACGACTATCGCATTATCAAGTACCTCCCGACCGCCACCCCCGTGGAGGTGCTGGAGAAGGACGGGGAGTTCCTCAAGGTCCGCACCAAGGACGGCAAGGAAGGCTGGGTGCACGGGCAGTACATCGTGTCGGAGACACCGAAGACCTTCATTATCGACGCCCTGAAGTCGAAGGTCGGGAAGCTCAAGGACACCGTGGAGGGGCTCCAGCAGGAGCGCGACAAGCTGAAGAGCGACCTGCAGGACGCCAGGCGCTCTTACAGGAGCGAGGCCCGGGACCTTTCCAGCCAGATGAGCGAGGCCGCACAGTCGGCCCAGGACACGGCCCACCAGCTCAAGGAGATGACGGAGAAGTACGAGACGCTGGCCGAGCAGTCCAAGAACGTCACCCAGATTGTCCAGGAGCGCGACCTGCTGAAGGCCGAGAACGAGCGGCTGAACACGACGAGCTCCACGCTGCAGGCCGAAAACGAGCGCCTCATGCGAAACGGCATGATAAAGTGGTTCCTGGCCGGCGGCGGCGTCCTGCTGGTAGGCTGGATTATCGGGAAGATCTCCCGGCAGAAGCGCTACTACTGA
- a CDS encoding glycoside hydrolase family 43 protein produces MTKIVVMLTLLFPTALRAECDATYSNPVLVETYAIKGPNSAPYVGTLGIGDPAVIYHEGKYYLYPTGDNHSYDVYISSDLVHWTKGPKVFRSAEPGLWAPDVFFSKDNGLFYLYYTVNGRIGVASADRPDGVFKDSGTLISHGIDAHMFRDGDGSYFLYYARYPEFAIFVQPMESPITKKGLPVQVIAPSEAWEMNDVPVIEAPWMIKHHGVYYLLYSGGSADSEDYAIGYATAAHPLGPYTKYRGNPIIHKGNGIFGPGHASVIQDQAGKLWLVYHQQKDETKGWNRIICIDPIWFDGEGILHGKATRATPRPAPRCSAVQRQPAHPHPTTK; encoded by the coding sequence TCTAACCCCGTCCTTGTTGAGACGTATGCAATCAAGGGACCGAATTCCGCGCCATATGTCGGTACGCTCGGCATAGGAGATCCGGCAGTTATTTACCACGAGGGCAAATATTATCTGTACCCAACCGGGGACAATCATAGCTATGATGTCTATATATCAAGCGACCTGGTTCACTGGACCAAGGGGCCGAAGGTGTTTCGGAGCGCGGAGCCCGGCCTCTGGGCTCCTGATGTCTTCTTCAGTAAAGATAACGGCCTGTTCTACCTGTATTACACAGTCAATGGCAGGATCGGTGTTGCTTCAGCAGACCGTCCTGACGGGGTGTTCAAGGACAGCGGGACTCTGATTAGCCACGGGATAGATGCCCATATGTTCCGCGACGGCGATGGTTCATACTTCCTGTATTATGCCCGGTACCCGGAGTTCGCGATATTTGTCCAGCCCATGGAATCGCCTATAACGAAAAAAGGGCTACCAGTTCAGGTTATCGCCCCGTCCGAAGCATGGGAAATGAACGATGTGCCGGTGATCGAAGCCCCATGGATGATCAAGCATCATGGCGTCTATTACCTCCTCTATTCCGGAGGCAGCGCTGATTCTGAAGATTATGCCATCGGGTACGCAACAGCAGCACATCCACTAGGCCCATATACTAAATACCGTGGAAATCCGATCATCCATAAAGGCAACGGCATTTTCGGTCCCGGACATGCAAGTGTTATACAAGACCAGGCGGGGAAACTCTGGCTGGTTTATCACCAACAGAAGGATGAAACAAAGGGATGGAACAGGATAATCTGTATCGACCCTATCTGGTTCGACGGGGAGGGCATTCTCCACGGGAAGGCTACCCGGGCAACCCCCCGGCCTGCTCCTCGTTGTTCGGCAGTGCAGAGACAACCGGCCCACCCACATCCTACCACAAAGTAA